The Ochrobactrum sp. BTU1 genome includes a region encoding these proteins:
- a CDS encoding Lrp/AsnC family transcriptional regulator: MKLDKIDIKILSEMQKNGRITNVELAELVNLSPSPCLMRVKKLQSEGYITGYSAQINVSKLGQTLTVFTEITLKNHRQIDFARFLSTVEKIDSVIECHLVSGGYDYLMKFVTAGIVEYQTIMERLIDMDVGIDKYFSFVVLKSPIVKAHLPLDIMFTE, encoded by the coding sequence ATGAAACTTGATAAGATCGACATTAAAATTCTATCCGAAATGCAAAAGAATGGGCGGATTACCAATGTCGAACTTGCTGAACTCGTCAATCTATCGCCAAGCCCATGTTTGATGCGTGTAAAGAAGCTTCAGTCTGAGGGCTATATCACTGGATATTCAGCACAAATCAACGTCTCAAAATTGGGCCAGACGTTGACCGTATTTACCGAAATAACGCTCAAGAACCACCGCCAGATTGATTTCGCGCGTTTCCTTTCAACGGTAGAAAAGATCGATTCCGTGATAGAGTGCCACCTGGTCTCCGGTGGATATGATTATCTTATGAAGTTCGTAACCGCGGGCATTGTCGAATACCAGACGATCATGGAGCGATTGATCGATATGGACGTCGGTATCGATAAATATTTCAGCTTCGTCGTGCTAAAATCACCAATCGTGAAAGCTCATCTCCCGCTCGATATAATGTTCACCGAATAG
- a CDS encoding ABC transporter substrate-binding protein, with the protein MSEKITNWTSSDDRMIENAIRRGATRRELLQMMLMGGVAAAAGATVLGRATAAYAATPVKGGFIKAAGFSASTADTLDPAKASNATDYVRCCAFYNRLTFLNGQGETEMELAESVESSDAKVWTVKLRKGVTFHDGKSLTADDIVFSLNRHLDPAVGSKVNAIAKQITGVKKIDDTTAEITLENPNADLPTILAMHHFMIVANGTTDFSKGNGTGPFVCKEFQPGVRSIAARNESYWKNSGPHLDSFEFFAISDESARMNAVLSGDIHLGANLNPRSLRVLENNPAAKLFISKLGTYTNLNVRLDLTPGDKAGVAEALKYLTNREVIQKSVLRGLAEIANDHPVPTTSKYHNAELKQREFDPERAKSLLEKAGMLNQEIRITAAEAASSSLDYAMVLQQAASTIGQKITIDRVPSDGYWSNHWLKDPVHYGNINARPTPDILFSLLYKTDAPWNESQYKSNKFDAMLLEARGSLDEAKRKEIYGEMQAMVSNEAGTVIPVFMSNVDVISPKLNGLEPNPLGGMMGYTFAEHAWLEA; encoded by the coding sequence ATGAGCGAGAAGATAACCAACTGGACTTCTTCCGACGATCGGATGATTGAAAATGCAATTCGCCGTGGGGCAACCCGACGCGAATTGTTGCAGATGATGCTTATGGGCGGCGTGGCTGCCGCAGCCGGCGCGACGGTTCTTGGCCGCGCGACAGCTGCATATGCTGCTACCCCAGTTAAGGGCGGTTTCATCAAGGCGGCTGGTTTTAGTGCATCCACCGCTGATACACTTGACCCTGCCAAAGCCTCCAACGCTACCGACTACGTGCGTTGCTGCGCATTCTATAACCGTTTGACCTTCCTGAATGGTCAGGGTGAGACCGAAATGGAATTGGCTGAGAGCGTCGAAAGTTCTGATGCCAAGGTCTGGACCGTCAAGCTTCGCAAAGGCGTGACGTTTCATGATGGCAAATCCCTGACGGCAGACGACATCGTTTTTTCGCTGAACCGTCATCTTGATCCAGCCGTTGGTTCGAAGGTAAATGCGATTGCCAAGCAGATTACCGGTGTCAAGAAAATCGATGACACGACGGCTGAGATTACGCTCGAAAATCCAAATGCCGATCTGCCAACGATTCTCGCGATGCATCATTTCATGATCGTCGCGAATGGAACTACGGATTTTTCCAAGGGCAATGGTACGGGACCATTCGTTTGCAAGGAATTCCAGCCGGGTGTCCGCTCGATCGCTGCTCGCAACGAGAGCTACTGGAAGAACAGCGGCCCACACCTCGACTCCTTTGAGTTCTTTGCAATCTCCGATGAAAGCGCGCGTATGAACGCCGTCTTATCGGGCGATATTCATCTTGGTGCCAATCTCAATCCGCGCTCGTTGCGCGTTCTAGAAAATAACCCAGCGGCAAAACTTTTCATTTCAAAGCTTGGCACTTACACGAACCTCAATGTTCGTCTTGATCTCACACCGGGTGATAAGGCTGGTGTTGCCGAGGCGCTAAAATATCTTACCAATCGTGAGGTTATTCAGAAATCGGTTCTTCGTGGTCTTGCGGAAATCGCAAACGATCATCCGGTTCCTACGACCAGTAAATATCACAACGCAGAACTCAAGCAGAGGGAATTTGATCCTGAGCGGGCAAAGTCACTGCTTGAAAAGGCCGGGATGCTCAATCAGGAAATTCGCATCACTGCCGCGGAAGCAGCATCTTCGTCGCTCGATTATGCGATGGTTCTTCAGCAGGCTGCATCGACTATCGGGCAGAAGATTACCATTGATAGGGTTCCGTCTGATGGTTATTGGTCGAACCACTGGCTGAAGGATCCAGTCCATTACGGCAACATTAATGCGCGTCCGACACCTGATATCTTGTTCTCGCTGCTCTATAAGACTGACGCCCCTTGGAATGAAAGCCAGTATAAATCGAATAAGTTCGACGCCATGTTGCTTGAGGCACGTGGTTCGCTGGACGAAGCAAAACGCAAGGAGATCTATGGCGAAATGCAGGCCATGGTATCCAACGAGGCTGGTACGGTCATTCCGGTATTCATGTCTAATGTTGACGTGATTTCGCCGAAACTGAATGGTCTTGAGCCAAATCCACTTGGCGGCATGATGGGGTATACCTTTGCCGAGCACGCTTGGCTGGAAGCCTGA
- a CDS encoding FAD-binding oxidoreductase — MSAPLMHIESSPTLPKEADVVVIGGGVVGVFTAYYLARAGVKVALLEKGRVAAEQSSRNWGWCRQQNRDARELPMATKSLELWDKLAEETGEDAGFRRCGLLYLSQDEAEISGWARWRDFAASVGVTTHMLSGSEASERGKATGQTWRGGVFSPTDGVADPSRAVPIVAKAIIAAGGSVHQHCAARGLELSGGRVSAVVTEAGTIHTKTVVMAGGAWASSFCHQLGVRFPQAAVRASILSVSPGAVGLPNALHTSQVSLTRRFDGGYTLAISGRARVDTTPQQLRFSREFVPMFARRWRSLAPGGFQGWRAGHETLKKWRLDEITPMERNRILNPKPDDNQIELTYRRACELLPELSKILIANRWAGYIDSTPDGVPAIGEIDSIPGFILAAGFSGHGFGIGPGAGHMIADIIIGRQPIVEPSPYHPARLSRSVWGKVADF, encoded by the coding sequence ATGTCCGCACCGCTAATGCATATTGAATCCAGCCCGACCTTGCCGAAAGAGGCTGACGTTGTCGTTATAGGCGGCGGCGTGGTAGGCGTGTTCACAGCTTACTACCTTGCCCGTGCTGGGGTGAAGGTAGCTTTGCTCGAAAAAGGACGGGTCGCTGCTGAGCAATCGAGCCGAAATTGGGGTTGGTGTCGGCAACAAAATCGAGATGCGCGGGAACTGCCAATGGCGACTAAAAGCCTGGAGTTGTGGGACAAGCTTGCGGAAGAAACAGGCGAAGATGCAGGGTTTCGACGCTGCGGGCTTCTTTACCTTTCCCAGGACGAGGCGGAAATTTCTGGTTGGGCACGATGGAGGGATTTTGCCGCGTCAGTTGGTGTGACCACGCATATGCTCAGTGGCTCAGAAGCATCTGAACGGGGTAAGGCGACCGGGCAGACGTGGCGAGGTGGCGTTTTCTCTCCTACCGATGGTGTTGCCGATCCTTCCCGTGCTGTTCCCATTGTCGCGAAGGCGATAATAGCGGCTGGTGGATCCGTGCATCAGCATTGTGCGGCACGCGGTCTGGAACTTAGCGGCGGTCGGGTCAGTGCTGTCGTTACCGAAGCTGGAACTATTCATACAAAAACAGTGGTAATGGCCGGTGGTGCCTGGGCATCTTCGTTTTGCCATCAACTCGGTGTTCGTTTCCCGCAAGCTGCTGTTCGTGCTTCGATCTTATCCGTTTCACCGGGTGCGGTCGGCTTGCCAAATGCCTTGCACACTTCGCAAGTCTCACTGACACGCCGTTTTGACGGTGGCTACACCCTTGCGATTAGCGGACGCGCGCGCGTAGACACAACACCGCAGCAACTTCGTTTCAGTCGTGAATTTGTCCCGATGTTTGCGCGACGCTGGCGCAGTCTTGCGCCCGGCGGCTTCCAGGGATGGCGTGCAGGACACGAGACATTAAAGAAATGGCGGTTGGACGAAATCACTCCGATGGAGAGAAACCGCATTCTCAATCCTAAACCAGATGACAATCAGATCGAGCTTACGTACCGCAGGGCTTGTGAGCTCTTACCGGAGCTGTCGAAAATACTGATTGCTAATCGTTGGGCGGGATATATCGACAGCACGCCGGATGGTGTCCCCGCAATTGGTGAGATCGACAGCATTCCCGGGTTCATTCTCGCAGCCGGGTTCAGCGGTCATGGTTTTGGTATAGGCCCCGGCGCCGGTCATATGATTGCTGATATCATTATCGGGCGCCAACCCATTGTCGAACCAAGCCCTTACCATCCAGCTCGTCTGAGCCGCAGCGTTTGGGGAAAAGTTGCTGACTTCTAG
- a CDS encoding ABC transporter ATP-binding protein, with amino-acid sequence MRNLVEIKNLRVDARTDAGRTVEIIRDVSFEIAEGEIVALIGESGSGKTTIALTLMGYTRPGCRITSGTIALAGQDIVTLSEGKRAAKRGTEVSYVPQSAAASFNPAHRIMDQVIEVTKIHKLMSKEEARKKAVELFKALALPHAETIGDRYPHQVSGGQLQRLSAAMALIGGPKLVIFDEPTTALDVTTQIEVLRAFKSVMKKQHIAGVYVSHDLAVVAQIADRIVVLKGGEIQEMGSTQDILHNPQHPYTKELLAAFEPVAHARATMDEQERQSPAPLLKVENILAGYGVVGTGGEPAMIAVDNVSLELSRGQNLGIIGESGCGKSTLARVIAGILPAARGKIRFDGEDMPSDLRYRSREQLRQLQIVFQFADTALNPAKSIGDILSRPLSFYHGMDGKSREARVDELLDMVRIPRTMRYRRPGELSGGQKQRINLARALAANPKMIICDEITSALDTVVAAAILDLLKELQRELSLSYLFISHDLSTVRAICDEVIVMYGGKKVEQLRPDMMGGEASHPYSRLLFSSVPKLDTNWLDNLKQEPVLFKEFNGD; translated from the coding sequence ATGCGTAATCTTGTCGAGATCAAAAACCTTCGTGTGGATGCAAGGACCGATGCAGGACGCACGGTTGAGATCATCCGTGATGTCAGTTTTGAGATTGCAGAAGGGGAGATTGTTGCCCTTATTGGCGAGAGTGGTTCTGGAAAGACGACGATTGCGCTCACATTGATGGGTTACACGCGTCCGGGTTGTCGCATAACGAGCGGCACAATAGCGCTTGCAGGGCAGGACATTGTCACGCTTTCGGAGGGCAAACGGGCAGCCAAGCGTGGGACGGAAGTGTCTTATGTTCCGCAAAGTGCTGCAGCCTCGTTTAACCCCGCCCACCGCATCATGGATCAGGTCATTGAGGTGACGAAGATCCACAAGCTGATGTCGAAGGAGGAGGCACGCAAGAAGGCTGTTGAACTGTTCAAGGCGCTTGCCTTGCCCCATGCTGAAACGATTGGCGATCGCTATCCGCATCAGGTGTCGGGCGGGCAATTACAGCGGCTTTCCGCAGCCATGGCGCTTATTGGCGGCCCCAAGCTTGTGATTTTTGATGAGCCGACGACGGCCCTTGATGTCACGACACAGATTGAAGTGTTGCGTGCGTTCAAATCGGTGATGAAGAAGCAGCATATTGCCGGTGTTTATGTCTCCCACGATCTTGCGGTTGTGGCTCAGATTGCAGATCGGATTGTGGTGCTTAAGGGTGGGGAAATCCAGGAAATGGGTTCCACACAAGATATTCTGCATAATCCGCAGCATCCTTATACGAAGGAACTGCTGGCAGCCTTTGAGCCTGTCGCTCATGCGCGTGCAACAATGGATGAGCAGGAGAGGCAAAGCCCCGCGCCACTTTTGAAGGTCGAGAATATCCTTGCCGGCTATGGTGTGGTGGGAACCGGTGGTGAACCGGCGATGATTGCGGTCGACAATGTCAGTCTTGAACTCTCCCGCGGGCAAAACCTAGGGATTATTGGTGAATCGGGTTGTGGCAAGTCCACGCTTGCGCGGGTGATTGCGGGTATCTTGCCTGCGGCGCGGGGCAAAATACGCTTCGATGGCGAGGACATGCCAAGCGATCTGCGTTATCGTAGTCGCGAGCAATTGCGCCAATTGCAGATTGTCTTTCAATTTGCTGATACCGCACTTAATCCGGCCAAATCGATTGGGGACATTCTCTCCCGCCCATTGAGCTTTTATCACGGTATGGACGGCAAAAGCCGGGAAGCACGGGTCGACGAACTGCTTGATATGGTGCGGATCCCGCGCACTATGCGCTATCGCAGGCCTGGTGAATTATCCGGTGGTCAAAAGCAGCGCATCAATCTTGCCCGGGCTTTGGCCGCCAATCCCAAGATGATCATCTGCGATGAAATCACTTCGGCGCTCGATACCGTCGTTGCTGCGGCCATCCTTGATCTGTTGAAGGAACTCCAGCGCGAACTGTCGCTTTCCTATCTGTTTATCAGTCACGACCTTTCCACCGTTCGCGCGATCTGTGACGAAGTGATCGTGATGTATGGGGGCAAGAAAGTCGAGCAGCTGCGTCCCGACATGATGGGAGGCGAGGCGAGCCATCCTTATTCAAGGCTGCTGTTCTCGTCCGTCCCAAAACTCGATACCAACTGGCTCGATAACCTCAAACAGGAGCCGGTGCTGTTCAAAGAGTTTAACGGGGATTGA
- a CDS encoding haloacid dehalogenase type II gives MAQFRPKYITFDCYGTLTNFQMAEAARDLYSEQLNDEQMQQFISNFAAYRLDEILGDWKPYNEVVHNAIERTCKKNNVAFKPEDARTVYERVPSWGPHADVPAGLAKVAKEIPLVILSNAMNEQIHHNVDKLGAPFHAVYTAQQAQAYKPRFKAFEYMLDQLNANPEDILHVSSSFRYDLMSAHDLGIKNKVWVNRGHEPANPYYGYTEIKDISGLAGVVGL, from the coding sequence ATGGCCCAGTTCAGACCAAAATACATCACCTTCGATTGCTACGGAACACTGACCAACTTTCAGATGGCAGAAGCTGCACGCGATCTTTATAGCGAACAGCTTAATGATGAGCAGATGCAACAGTTTATCAGCAATTTTGCAGCCTATCGTCTGGATGAAATTCTCGGAGACTGGAAGCCATATAATGAAGTCGTTCACAACGCGATCGAACGCACCTGCAAGAAGAACAATGTAGCCTTCAAGCCCGAAGACGCGCGCACAGTATATGAACGCGTGCCAAGTTGGGGTCCCCATGCGGATGTGCCGGCGGGTCTCGCTAAGGTGGCCAAAGAAATTCCGCTTGTTATTCTCTCGAACGCTATGAACGAGCAAATTCACCACAATGTTGATAAGCTGGGCGCACCATTCCATGCCGTTTACACAGCTCAGCAGGCGCAGGCCTATAAGCCTCGTTTCAAGGCATTCGAATATATGCTCGATCAGCTCAACGCCAATCCGGAAGACATTCTGCACGTCTCATCGTCGTTCCGCTACGATCTGATGTCGGCGCATGATCTCGGGATCAAGAACAAAGTATGGGTTAATCGAGGTCACGAGCCTGCAAATCCCTATTACGGCTATACCGAAATCAAAGATATTTCCGGTCTGGCCGGTGTCGTTGGACTGTAG
- a CDS encoding aspartate aminotransferase family protein yields MLSNSLIELDRAHLVHPVSSFRSHEAAGVRVLKSGKGATVTDASGHKLLDGFAGLWCVNVGYGQNSIVEAATKQLQELPYATGYFGLGSEPAIRLAAELADRAPGDLNHVYFTLGGSDAIDSTIRFIRYYYHAKGTPQKDQFISVEYGYHGSSTAGSGLTALPAFHAGFGVPYDWQHKIPSHYAYRNPVGSDPQLIIDASVAALRGKIEELGAERVAAFYVEPIQGSGGVLVPPAGWLKAMHALCKEYDVLFIADEVITGFGRTGPLFACAEDDVVPDFITTAKGLTSGYVPMGAVFMSDHVYNTIADGAGKSAVGHGYTYSAHPVSAAVGLECLRLYENGLLENGRKAGKRLMAGLQSLADHPLVGDVRGRGMLAAIELVVDKENKTPLPAAADPARRIFDRAWDNGLVIRAFANGVLGYAPPLCCTDEDIDAIIERTRKTLDQTLADEDVRIAMKG; encoded by the coding sequence ATGCTGAGCAATTCGCTGATCGAACTTGATCGCGCCCATCTGGTGCATCCGGTTTCATCGTTCCGCAGTCACGAAGCGGCGGGTGTTCGTGTGTTAAAGTCGGGCAAAGGCGCGACTGTCACTGACGCAAGCGGCCATAAACTGCTTGACGGGTTTGCAGGTCTTTGGTGTGTAAACGTAGGCTACGGCCAGAACAGTATCGTTGAGGCGGCTACCAAGCAGTTGCAGGAACTCCCATACGCGACTGGGTATTTCGGCTTGGGTTCAGAGCCCGCCATCCGCCTCGCCGCCGAACTCGCAGACCGCGCCCCAGGCGACCTTAATCACGTTTATTTCACGCTGGGCGGCTCCGATGCGATTGACAGTACGATCCGGTTCATTCGCTATTATTATCATGCCAAAGGTACACCACAGAAGGATCAGTTCATTTCGGTCGAATATGGCTATCATGGCTCTTCGACCGCAGGTTCCGGTTTGACAGCACTACCGGCATTTCATGCGGGCTTTGGTGTGCCTTATGACTGGCAGCATAAAATTCCATCACATTATGCTTATCGCAATCCGGTGGGTTCGGATCCGCAATTAATCATCGATGCGTCGGTTGCAGCGCTTCGCGGGAAGATTGAAGAACTCGGGGCAGAACGTGTCGCTGCATTCTACGTCGAACCTATTCAGGGTTCTGGCGGGGTGCTTGTTCCGCCGGCGGGTTGGCTCAAGGCAATGCATGCGCTCTGTAAGGAGTATGACGTACTGTTCATCGCCGATGAAGTGATCACCGGCTTCGGACGCACGGGCCCTCTGTTTGCTTGTGCTGAGGATGATGTTGTACCGGATTTCATCACGACTGCCAAAGGTCTGACATCGGGCTATGTGCCGATGGGTGCTGTGTTCATGTCTGATCATGTCTACAACACGATTGCCGATGGCGCAGGCAAGTCGGCGGTTGGCCACGGCTATACCTATTCTGCACATCCCGTTAGTGCGGCAGTTGGCCTAGAATGCCTACGGCTTTATGAAAATGGGCTGCTCGAAAATGGCCGCAAGGCTGGAAAGCGTCTTATGGCGGGACTGCAGTCGCTGGCTGACCATCCATTGGTTGGTGATGTCCGTGGACGCGGTATGTTGGCGGCGATTGAGCTGGTCGTTGACAAGGAAAACAAGACGCCGCTTCCAGCCGCTGCTGATCCTGCGCGCCGTATTTTCGACCGCGCCTGGGATAATGGTCTGGTAATCCGTGCGTTTGCAAATGGTGTTCTTGGCTATGCGCCACCTCTTTGTTGCACTGATGAAGATATAGACGCGATCATCGAGCGCACGCGCAAGACCCTCGATCAAACGTTGGCTGATGAGGATGTCCGTATCGCTATGAAAGGATGA
- a CDS encoding FAD-binding oxidoreductase, protein MQFKPYWHDTTPPFTASIKNPPEGHYDVVIIGGGFTGLSAALHLAKAGSNVAVFETGLVGSGASGRNGGHLNNGLAHSFVAAKQHLGPERAKALYKAFDSSVDTIERIVTEENIDCSFRRAGKLKLASKPSHFEGLKRNFEAIHAEVDPDTALLRRDQLSGEVGSDHFHGAMLSTKSAMMHMGRYVTGLAAAAARHGASIFENTTVHERTKIGTIHQIVTSRGKVTADTVILATGAYTTNSFSYFRKRIIPVGSFIIATRPLTHNEIAATMPGNRTYVTSMNIGNYFRLAPDNRMIFGGRARFSTTSDQRSDNKSGSILRESLVKIFPHMANVEIDYCWGGLVDMTQDRYPRAGFADGIWYAMGYSGHGAQMSTQMGIYLADAILGRGDKNPFSGLEWPTIPGYSGKPWFLPLVGFYYKMLDKFQ, encoded by the coding sequence ATGCAATTCAAGCCTTATTGGCACGATACAACGCCCCCCTTCACCGCTTCGATAAAGAACCCGCCCGAAGGGCATTATGATGTCGTCATCATCGGCGGTGGTTTTACGGGGCTCTCCGCAGCATTGCATCTTGCCAAAGCGGGCAGCAATGTTGCGGTTTTTGAAACGGGGCTTGTTGGATCAGGCGCATCAGGCCGCAACGGGGGGCATCTCAACAACGGTCTTGCCCACAGTTTCGTCGCAGCAAAACAGCACCTTGGTCCGGAAAGGGCTAAAGCGCTCTATAAAGCCTTCGACAGTTCTGTTGATACAATCGAACGTATAGTCACTGAAGAAAATATTGACTGTTCTTTCAGGCGCGCGGGCAAGCTAAAGTTAGCTTCAAAACCTTCACATTTCGAAGGGTTGAAGCGCAACTTTGAAGCAATCCATGCCGAAGTTGATCCCGACACGGCCTTACTGCGCCGTGATCAACTTTCAGGGGAAGTCGGATCAGATCATTTTCATGGTGCGATGCTTTCCACGAAAAGCGCCATGATGCATATGGGTCGCTACGTGACTGGTTTGGCTGCGGCTGCAGCGCGGCACGGTGCCAGCATATTTGAGAATACAACAGTTCACGAACGAACAAAAATCGGCACCATCCATCAGATCGTTACCTCGCGCGGGAAAGTTACCGCCGACACTGTCATTTTGGCAACAGGTGCATATACGACAAACAGTTTCTCCTATTTCCGCAAGCGTATCATCCCGGTAGGCAGTTTCATCATTGCCACCCGACCACTGACACACAACGAGATCGCCGCCACAATGCCTGGCAATCGCACCTATGTGACGTCGATGAATATTGGAAATTATTTCCGCCTTGCCCCCGACAACCGCATGATTTTTGGCGGCCGCGCGCGTTTTTCAACCACATCGGATCAGCGATCCGATAACAAAAGCGGTTCCATTTTACGCGAAAGTCTCGTTAAGATTTTTCCACATATGGCCAATGTCGAGATCGATTATTGTTGGGGTGGACTGGTCGACATGACACAGGATCGCTATCCCCGCGCAGGGTTCGCGGACGGCATCTGGTACGCAATGGGCTATTCGGGACACGGCGCACAAATGTCAACGCAGATGGGAATCTATCTAGCCGATGCAATTCTGGGACGCGGGGACAAAAACCCATTTTCCGGCTTGGAATGGCCAACTATTCCGGGCTACTCCGGTAAACCATGGTTTTTGCCGCTTGTCGGATTTTATTACAAAATGCTCGATAAGTTCCAGTAA
- a CDS encoding ABC transporter permease, which yields MIMTASVSSQRKSKSPRFGYRVNLVGTVSFLIILCWALVAIAAPWIAPHPVGEIVDFDFFGPISSQFPLGTDYLGRDMLSRIIYGARFTVGISLAAVFLACFFGVTLGMSAAVIGGWFDSALSRFLDALTSIPSKILALVIVAGVGSSIPILIITMAVIYTPGSYRFARALAININTMDYVTVARARGEKIGYLIRSEILPGIIGPVLADFGLRFVFIVLLLSSMSFLGLGVQPPFADWGALVKENIGGLSFAAPAVVFPSIAIASLTISVNLLIDNLPQKIRDRSE from the coding sequence ATAATCATGACCGCTTCTGTTTCAAGTCAGCGCAAGTCAAAATCTCCCCGCTTTGGTTATCGGGTTAATCTGGTTGGTACGGTTTCGTTCCTGATCATCCTGTGCTGGGCACTGGTCGCCATTGCGGCACCCTGGATCGCGCCGCATCCGGTTGGAGAGATTGTCGATTTTGATTTCTTTGGCCCTATAAGTTCCCAGTTTCCGCTGGGGACTGATTATCTGGGCCGCGATATGCTCTCGCGGATTATCTATGGCGCACGCTTTACCGTTGGCATCTCGCTTGCGGCGGTGTTTCTGGCCTGTTTCTTTGGTGTGACGCTTGGAATGAGCGCTGCAGTGATTGGCGGATGGTTTGATTCCGCCCTGAGCCGCTTTCTGGATGCGCTGACATCGATACCGAGCAAGATCCTTGCATTGGTTATTGTGGCTGGTGTGGGGTCTTCGATCCCGATCCTGATTATCACGATGGCAGTGATTTACACGCCGGGCAGTTATCGCTTTGCCCGTGCATTGGCGATCAACATCAACACCATGGATTATGTGACGGTTGCCCGCGCACGTGGGGAGAAGATTGGCTACCTTATTCGCTCTGAGATCTTGCCGGGCATTATCGGACCGGTTCTGGCTGATTTTGGTTTGCGGTTTGTGTTTATCGTTCTGCTGTTGTCGAGCATGTCCTTTCTTGGGCTTGGTGTTCAGCCACCCTTTGCTGACTGGGGCGCGTTGGTGAAAGAAAATATCGGTGGCCTCTCCTTTGCAGCGCCTGCCGTGGTGTTTCCTTCGATTGCCATTGCAAGCCTCACCATCAGCGTTAATCTGCTGATTGATAATCTTCCGCAAAAGATCCGCGACAGGAGTGAATGA
- a CDS encoding GNAT family N-acetyltransferase codes for MTTSQITFETMTPDHLDGAVVLSKQAGWPHRRDDWALVLALSKGVVALEDGAVVGTAMATPLGDDIATINMVIVDETMRGRGVGRKLMQAALDAATGRTCLLVATQDGLPLYEKLGFVANGEIIQHQGVVAEVEAPQNVDWASACDLPQLVSLDHHATGHDRGALMQLLNEAASFAVIRNGEQIMAFAGIREFGRGQVIGPVVAKTDNDARSLIDFLLAQNSGKFIRVDANLTTNLGNWLTERGLVHVGGGITMRRALHLKVERRDSEYRTYALVNQALG; via the coding sequence ATGACCACTTCGCAAATCACATTTGAAACGATGACGCCGGATCATCTTGATGGCGCCGTTGTATTGTCGAAACAGGCAGGTTGGCCGCATCGGCGAGATGATTGGGCATTGGTGCTCGCGTTAAGTAAAGGCGTCGTTGCTCTTGAGGACGGGGCTGTTGTTGGTACCGCTATGGCGACGCCATTGGGTGATGATATTGCAACCATCAACATGGTAATTGTTGACGAAACTATGCGCGGGCGTGGCGTTGGTCGCAAGTTAATGCAGGCGGCACTTGATGCTGCTACCGGACGCACCTGCCTGCTTGTTGCTACGCAGGATGGTCTGCCCCTCTATGAAAAGCTTGGTTTTGTCGCAAATGGTGAAATAATACAGCATCAGGGCGTGGTTGCAGAGGTTGAAGCTCCACAAAATGTGGATTGGGCGAGTGCTTGCGATTTGCCCCAGTTGGTTTCGCTGGATCATCATGCCACTGGCCATGATAGGGGCGCGCTTATGCAGCTTCTTAATGAGGCTGCGTCTTTTGCTGTTATTCGGAATGGCGAACAGATTATGGCATTTGCGGGTATTCGTGAGTTTGGTCGGGGACAAGTCATTGGTCCGGTCGTCGCAAAAACCGATAATGATGCACGCTCATTGATTGATTTTCTGCTCGCGCAGAATTCCGGCAAGTTTATTCGTGTTGATGCAAACCTCACAACGAATTTGGGCAACTGGCTCACAGAACGTGGGCTCGTCCATGTTGGGGGCGGGATCACGATGCGCCGCGCCCTGCATCTTAAAGTAGAACGACGCGATAGCGAGTATCGCACATATGCGCTTGTAAATCAGGCTTTAGGTTGA